One Entelurus aequoreus isolate RoL-2023_Sb linkage group LG09, RoL_Eaeq_v1.1, whole genome shotgun sequence genomic window carries:
- the LOC133657691 gene encoding interferon alpha-inducible protein 27-like protein 2A, whose protein sequence is MGLLTFAAAIVGAGTTVALAPVVLGAVGFTSAGIAAGSYAAGMMSSAAIANGGGVVTGGLVAVLQSAGMAGLSTAATAGIGGTGATVAGLIAAIV, encoded by the exons ATGGGATTAT TGACGTTTGCAGCTGCAATTGTAGGCGCAG GGACTACAGTGGCTCTGGCTCCAGTGGTTCTGGGAGCAGTGGGCTTCACCTCAGCTGGGATAGCAGCAGGATCCTACGCTGCAGGCATGATGTCAAGTGCGGCCATCGCCAACGGAGGAGGGGTGGTAACAGGGGGCTTGGTGGCGGTCTTACAGTCTGCTG GTATGGCTGGTCTGTCAACCGCTGCCACTGCAGGTATTGGTGGTACAGGAGCGACTGTAGCAGGACTCATTGCTGCAATTGTCTGA